In Salvelinus alpinus unplaced genomic scaffold, SLU_Salpinus.1 scaffold_40, whole genome shotgun sequence, a single genomic region encodes these proteins:
- the LOC139567020 gene encoding putative nuclease HARBI1 — protein sequence MSSSPSLATEDSVTSKRSSIGLQMVCNADCVISNVVAKWPGSVHDSRIFRASEIYQCLSQGEFSGVLLGDRGYGCQPFLLTPFTDPQEAQQAYNHAHARTRARVEMTFGLLKARFHCLHKLRVSPVRACDITVACAVLHNVACLRKERAPRVPPAMDWDNPAIFPDDDSGRLLRDQYVLNYFS from the exons atgtcttcatctccttccctggccacagaagactctgtgacatcaaagaggagttctataggattgcag atggtctgcaatgctgactgtgtgatcagcaatgttgtggcaaaatggcctggctcagtccatgactccagaatctttcgggcctctgaaatctatcagtgcctatcacaag gtgaattctctggtgtgttgctgggagacagggggtatggctgccagccttttctcctgacacctttcacagacccccaggaagcacagcaggcctacaaccatgcccatgccaggaccagggccagagttgaaatgacctttggcctcctgaaggcacgctttcactgccttcacaaattaagggtcagccctgttagggcatgtgatattactgtggcttgtgctgtcctccacaatgtggcctgcctgaggaaggagagggcccccagagtgccaccagccatggactgggacaatccggcaatcttccctgatgacgacagtggtcggctgctgagggaccaatatgtgttgaattattttagttag